The following nucleotide sequence is from Brienomyrus brachyistius isolate T26 chromosome 25, BBRACH_0.4, whole genome shotgun sequence.
AACTAACGACAACTCCAAGTCCAAGCAGCACTCCTGAACCACTTATAAGTACAGGACCAACCACTAATATTCCACCCACTGGTAGAAGCACTACTCAAGCAACAACTTCAGCCCAAATTACCAGCTTCAGCAGTTCTCCAACTGTACCTCTAACATCATCTATGACAGAAACAGCTACAGCAAGCACCAGTACCGAAGTAATGATGACCACAGCTCCAACTACCACTTCTGCCCCATCCCCAATGATTACAAGTACAATCCTCAGTACTTCTACAATTCACCAAACACCAACTATAACTGAAAGTGCCACTACTCCCCTACCCACAACTACATCTCCATCTTCAACTACTGAGGAACTAACGACAACTCCAAGTCCAAGCAGCACTCCTAAACCACTAATGAGTACAGGATCAACAACTAATATTCCACCCACAGGCACAACCACAAATGAAGCAACAACTTCAGCCCCAATTACCAGCTTCAGCAGTTCTCCAACGGTACCTCTAACGTCATCTATGACAGAATCAGCTACAGCAAGCACCACTACCGAAGTAATGAAAACCACAGCTCTAACTACCACTTCTGCCCCATCCCCAATGATTACAAGTACAATCCTCAGTACTTCTGCAATTCACGAAACACCAACTATAACTGAAAGTGCCACTACTCCCCTACCCACAACTACATCTCCATCTTCAACTACTGAGGAACTAACGACAACTCCAAGTCCAAGCAGCACTCCTAAACCACTAATGAGTACAGGATCAACAACTAATATTCCACCCTCAGGTACAACCACTACACAAGCAACAACTTCAGCTCCAGTCACCACTTTCAGCAGTTCTCCATCTTTACCTCTAACGTCGTCTATTACAGAACCAGTAAGAGAAAGCACCACTACCGAAGCAATGATGACCAAAGCTCCAACTACCACTTCTGCCCCATCCACAATGACTACGAGTACAATCCTTAATACTTCTACAATTCACCAAACACAAAGTATAACTGAAAGTGCCACTACTCCCCTACCCACAACTACATCTCAATCTTCAACTACTGAAGAACTAACGACAACTCCAAGTCCAAGCAGTACTCCTAAACCACTAATGAGTACAGGATCAACCACTAATATTCCACCCACAGGCACAACCACTACTCAAGCAACAACTTCAGCCCCAGTTACCAGTTTCAGCAGTTCTCCAACTGTACCTCTAACGTCATCTATTACAGAATCAGCAACAGTAAGCACCACTACCGTAGTAATGATGACCACAGCTCCAACTACCACTTCTGCCCCATCCACAATGATTACAAGTACAATCCTCAGTACTTCTACAATTCACCAAACACCAACTATAACTGAaagtgccagtactcccctacCCACAACTACATCTCCATCTTCAACTACTGTGGAACTAACGACAACTCCAAGTCCAAAAAGCACTTTTGAACGACTAAAGAGTACAGGATCAACCACTAATATTCCACCCTCAGGTACAACCACTACACAAGCAACAACTTCAGCTCCAGTCACCACTTTCAGCAGTTCTCCATCTTTACCTCTAACATCGTCTATTACAGAACCAGTAAGAGAAAGCACCACTACCGAAGCAATGATGACCACAGCTCCAACTACCACTTCTGCCCTATCCACAGTAATTACAAGTGCAATCCTTAGTGCTTCTACAATTCACCAAACAGCAACTCGAGCTCAAAGTACGACTACTACTCTACCCACAACTACATCTTTGTCTTCCACTACTATGCAAGCAATAACAAGCTCAGCTCCTACCACTACGCACCCAACACATACAGTTCCAATATCCAGTACCCTTCTaatagcaaaaagcagcactccTGAATCAATCACTAATATTCCCCTGACAGGTACAACCACTACTCAACCAGGAACTTCAGCTCAAATTACCAGTATGAGCAGTTCTGCAACTTCAAGTCTAACATCCTCTACACCAGAATCTGCAAGAGAAAGCACCCCTACCAAGCTAATAATGACTCCAGGTCCCACTACCACTTCTGCCATTTCCACAACAATGAGAAGTACAATCCTCAGCACTTTTAAAATGCACCAAACAACTCCAGCGCAAAGTATCACTACTACTCTACTCACAACTACATCTCCATCTTCCGCTAATATGCCAGCCATTACAAGCACAGCTCCTACTACAGCCCGCTCAACACATACAGTTCCAACAACCAGTACCCTACTAACAGAAACAAGGAGAATTCCTGAACAACCAACTGGACCAGCCACTACTGTTCCACCCATCTCTACAACCACCGGTCAACCAAGAACTTTGATTCAAAGTACCTCTACTTCCCTGCCCCCAAGAAGCATTACCAACATGATCATAGCAACATCTCAAACTACTTCTCCAGTTACTATAAATAGTACTACTTCTACAGTTACTACTAGAACTACTACTACTAGTCCGCTTACTAGAACTACTCCTACTTCTCAAATTTCAATAAGAAATAATACAATTTCTCCAGTTAGTAGAAGAACTACTACTGTTTCACCAGTTACTATAAGAAATACTACTGTTTCTTCAGGTACTAGAACTACTACTACTTCTCCAGTTAGTATAGGAAATAGTACTACATCTCCAGTTACTACAAATACTGCTACTTCTACAGTCACTACAAGAACTACTACTACTAGTCCAGTTACTAGAACTACTCCTACTTCTCCAATTACTATTAGAAATAGTACTGTTTCTCCAGTTACTAGAACTATTACAAGTTTTCCTATTACTAGAACTACTACTACTTCCCCAGTTACTAGAAtaaatactactactactactctaATTACTAGAAGAACTACTACTGCTTCTCCAGTTCCTAGAACAACTACTACTAAAGTTACTACAACTACCATTACTTCTCCAGTCACTAGAAGAACTACTACTTCTTCTCCAGATACTAGAAGAACTACTATGGCTTCTCCAGTTACAAGAAAATCTACTACTACTCGTCCAGTTACTAGAACTACTAATACTTCTTCAGTTACTAGAACTACTATGGCTTCTCCAGTTACTAGAACTACTATTACTACTCCAGTTACTAGGACTACTACTACAACTCCAGTTGATAGAACTACTACTACTCCTTCAGTTACTAGAAGTACgactactactactaccaccACTATTAAAAGACCTACAACATCTTCTACTACTACTAGAAGACCAACGACtcgtactactactactactactactactactactacaacTACAACAACTACCCCCACATTACCTAATGTTGCTCCTCATGGAACGGAAGGGTTCCTGTTTCTGAGCTTCAGAATAATTCGTGATTTTGTTCCAGACTTGAATAACCATAATTCTGCGGCATTTCAGGCACTGG
It contains:
- the LOC125720283 gene encoding mucin-5AC-like, which produces MMTTAPTTTSAPSTMIASTILSNSTIHQTPTVTEGDSTPLPTNTSPSSTTEELTTTPSPSSTPEPLMSTGSTTNIPPTGTTTTEATTSAPITSFSSSPTVPLTSSMTETATGSTTTEVMMTTAATTTSAPSTMTTSTILNTFTIHQTPTITESATTPLPTTTSPSSTTEELTTTPSPSSTPEPLISTGPTTNIPPTGRSTTQATTSAQITSFSSSPTVPLTSSMTETATASTSTEVMMTTAPTTTSAPSPMITSTILSTSTIHQTPTITESATTPLPTTTSPSSTTEELTTTPSPSSTPKPLMSTGSTTNIPPTGTTTNEATTSAPITSFSSSPTVPLTSSMTESATASTTTEVMKTTALTTTSAPSPMITSTILSTSAIHETPTITESATTPLPTTTSPSSTTEELTTTPSPSSTPKPLMSTGSTTNIPPSGTTTTQATTSAPVTTFSSSPSLPLTSSITEPVRESTTTEAMMTKAPTTTSAPSTMTTSTILNTSTIHQTQSITESATTPLPTTTSQSSTTEELTTTPSPSSTPKPLMSTGSTTNIPPTGTTTTQATTSAPVTSFSSSPTVPLTSSITESATCFYNSPNSNSSSKYDYYSTHNYIFVFHYYASNNKLSSYHYAPNTYSSNIQYNHYSTRNFSSNYQYEQFCNFKSNILYTRICKRKHPYQANNDSRSHYHFCHFHNNENHYKHSSYYSPLNTYSSNNQYPTNRNKENS